TCCTTAAGCAATCCGTACAAATAAGGAACGGATTGAAAGGCATATATTTTTGTGTGCAGCTTTCCTTTTTTGAAAAGCAATAAACAGGGCACACTTTCGATTTCATATGATTCGGCAATTGCTTGGACATAGTTCATATTCATTTTGCCTGCCTTCAATTCCGGGAACAGCTCCAAGGATATCGTCAGCATCTTGGAGGCAACCTGACAAGTGCCGCATAAAGGCGTATATAAATATAAGCAAAAGGTTTCCCCATTTTCAACAGCAAGCTTACACTCTTCTTCTTTCCATTCCTGCATCAATTAGTCGTTCACCCTTTGACTTAAAAATTTCATTTTCACATTCATATTGGCAGATAGTAGCACAGTTGCGATATGATGTTCGGGTGAGCTTTCCACTTCTTTGTACATTTTATTAATATACAGGTGGTTTGCTTCCGGCATTTCCCTTCGGAACTGCTTCCGCAGCTTTTCTCCTGATTCATCTGCGTCAAAAAGGAGATAAACATCACGATCCATCAATTCATCCACTAATTCATCCAGCTTAGTTAATGATATGGTCCCATTTGTACATCTTATTTCCACATCTTCATTTAAAACGGAGGCAACTTTTCTTCTATCGGAACTGCCTTCTACAATAATCACTTTATCGAATTCGCCCCACTCCATGTCATCACTCCATCTCATGAATTATGTGCGCAACTGCCGCTGTATAAAATGAAAAAGAGAGCAGGCCCATTCAGTCCCCCCTCTCCTTCTTTTTAACCGTTGATTAAACTCTCATACTCTTCAGCGCTCATCAAGTTTTCAATATCACTGCTATTAGATGGTTCAAGTACGACCATCCATGCCTTTTCATAAGGAGACTCATTTACATATTCCGGGTTGTCACTTAAATCTTCGTTTACTTCAACAACCTTGCCACTGATAGGTGCATAAAGCTCAGAAACTGTCTTAACGGATTCAACACTTCCAAATGGTTCGTTCGCTTTCAATTCATCGCCGATTTCCGGAAGCTCAACGAATACGATGTCCCCAAGCTCGGACTGTGCGAAAGCTGTAATCCCAATGCGCACTGTTCCATCTTCCGTTTTGACCCATTCATGTTCTTTAGTGTAACGAAGTTCTTTTGGTGTTGTCGTCATTATTAACCCTCCATATGTACATCTTATTTTATCTATTTCATTATAAGGTAGATAGTGTGTTTAAGTAAGGAATTAACCAAATATTTTGTGAAATTTCAGTTCCAAACCTGTTCGAATTGCTCTTCTTTGAAACCTACCGTCACTTTAGTGCCATCTGTAACAATCGGCCTTTTCAGAAGCATTCCATCCGTGGACAATATATCAAGCATCTCTGCTTCAGAAGCTTCTTTCAGCTTATCCTTTAAGCCCAGCTCCCGATATTTTTGACCGCTGGTATTGAAGAACTTCTTCAATTCCAAATTGCTGATTTTATATAGTTTTTCTATTTCTGTTCGCGAAGGCGGATTTTCAGCTATATGGATCGCTTCATATTGCAGTTCATGATTATCCAGCCACTTCTTCGCATTACGGCATGTGCCGCATTTTGGGTACCAATATAATGTTAAGCCCATCATTTCACCACCTATCAATAGAATACCCGTTTTCAGCACGCAATACAACGAAATGTCTTTTGAATTTCCGTTGCGATTTCATCAAAGGAAATAAAGGGAATGCCTTTACGGGCATTCCCTTTACAGATTCTGATTCATTGCTTATAGAGCATATTTTTCCGCTTCGATCACTTTTACGGAGGCTTCACGTTTTTTCGCAATGACATTGATCGGATTGTGTCTTGTCAGCTTGCGGAGCGACGAAAGCATGATTCGAAGAGTATCGCCTGTTTCCACCGCAATTAACGTTTCTTTTGCATGCTGTTCTATTTCATTGAAAGCTTCCTGAACGAAGATTTCAGTGTAAAGCACTTTTTGTTTGTTCTTCTCCAGGCCTGTAGCTGCAATAGCTTTCTCCGTACGCAATACCACGGATTCAGCTGCATAGGCAAGGGATACGATATCGGCAATGTTTGAGAGGATTTCTTGTTCTTGATCAAGAGTTTTGCCGTATTTCTGTGCCGCTAGGCCAGCCGCCAAAATACCGATTTTCTTAGCGTTCCTAACAAGTATCTTTTCTTGTGCCAGTGGCTCATCGCCAGGCTCTTCCGGCATCATCATCATTAATTCCTCTTGCAGGCCTTGGGCTTTTTGAAGAAGCGGCAATTCCCCTTTAAGTGCTTTTTTCAGGAAAGTTCCCGGGACAAGCAATCGGTTGATTTCATTTGTACCTTCAAAGATCCGGTTAATACGGGAATCGCGATATGCTTTTTCAATTTCATACTCCTGCATGAAACCATAACCGCCATGAAGCTGTACGCCTTCATCTGTAACATAATCCAATACTTCGGAAGCGAAGAATTTATTCAATGAACACTCAATGGCATATTCAGCAACTGCGGCCGCCATTGATTTCCCATCTTTCACTTGCTCATCCGTCAATTTGCTTTGTCTTTGATCATAAAGGCCAACGGTACGATATACAGAGCTTTCTGCTGCATAAATTTTAGCGGCCATTGTTGCAAGTTTTTCTTTCGTCAAGTTAAAATCGGAAATTTTCGTTTTGAACTGTTGACGTTGATTCGTATAAGCAGCTGTAATCTCAAGAGCACGTTTAGATCCGCCGACCGCACCAACGCCTAATTTATAGCGGCCGATATTCAGGATATTGAAAGCGATGACATGCCCTTTTCCGGCTACACCCAAAAGGTTTTCGACTGGTACATGTACGTCTTCAAGTATTAATGTACGTGTTGATGAGCTTTTGATTCCCATTTTCTTTTCTTCAGCGCCAGTTGATACGCCTTTATAATCACGCTCAACAATGAAAGCCGAGAATTGTTCGCCGTCGATTTTGGCGTATACACAGAAGACATCTGCAAAACCTGCATTTGTAATCCATTGTTTTTCACCGTTTAAAATATAGTGTGTTCCTTCTGGATTCAATTTCGCCGTCGTTTTTGCTCCCAAGGCATCTGAACCTGAGCTTGGTTCCGTTAAGGCATACGCAGCAATCTTCTCACCTGTCGCCAGTAAAGGGAGGTATTTTTTCTTTTGTTCTTCATTCCCGAATAATACGATCGGCAAAGATCCGATACCTACATGTGCACCATGTGTAATTCCGAACCCGCCTGCAAGCGCCATTTTTTCCGTGATCAATGCCGAACTGATTTTATCAAGACCCAATCCGCTGTATTCCTCAGGAACATCAGCACCAAGTAAACCGATTTCTCCTGCATGCTTCAGTAATTTAACGGAACGGTCAAATTCATGGTTTTCTAAATGTTCAACCTGCGGCAGAATTTCATTCACTACGAAATCCTCGGCAGTTTTGGCGATCATTTTATGCTCATCAGAATAATCTTCCGGTGTAAACACTTGATCATACGTAATATCTTCTACTAAAAAAGCTCCGCCTTTAATGAGGTTATCTGTAGTTTGATTTGACATGTTATTTCCTCCTAAGTATTTAAGATGGTAAGCCCGCCGGAAGCATGAGATTCCGGGAGGCGTGGGATTACGCCAATAATTCAAATACTCCAGCAGCACCCATTCCGCCGCCGATGCACATTGTCACGACTCCGAACTGTTGGTTCCTGCGCTTCATTTCATGAAGCAGGCTTAATGTCAATTTTGCTCCCGAACATCCTAGTGGATGGCCTAAAGCGATGGCTCCGCCATTTACATTGACAATCTCTTCATTCAATCCGAGCTCACGAATGATTTGGATGGATTGGGAAGCAAAGGCTTCATTCAATTCAAATAAACCAATATCCGATAACTCAAGACCTGCTAGTTTCAAAGCCTTAGGAATGGCTGCAATCGGTCCGATGCCCATAATTTCAGGCGGTACTCCTGCTACTGCAAAGGAAAGGAACTTACCCATTGGTTTCATCCCTAATGAAGAGGCCTTTTCCCTATCCATGACCATGACCGCGGCTGCACCATCACTCGTTTGTGATGAATTCCCTGCTGTTACGGATCCTGTAACAGAGAATGCGGGTCTCAGTTTTTTCAACACTTCAGCAGTCGTGCCTGGACGAACGCCCTCATCCTGTGTAAAAGCAAATGACTTTTCCTTTAATTTAAGATCTGGTCCCACTGAACGGAGGGTCACTTCAACCGGTACGATCTCATCGGAAAACTTTCCTTCTGCAATGGCCTTAGCAGCCTTTTGATGACTTCTAACAGAAAATGCATCTTGATCTTCACGGGAAATGCCGTATTTTTTCGCAACGGCTTCAGCAGTATGTCCCATGCCCATATAATATTCCGGTGCCGTTTCCGCAAGTCTCGCGTTCGGACGTGTTACATGGCCCATCATAGGCAAAAGGCTCATGGACTCCGCTCCGCCTGCAATGACTGTATCACTTTGGCCGAGCATGATTCTTTCCGCTCCATAAGCGATACTTTGCAACCCGCTTGAACAGTAACGATTAATCGTTATGGCCGGTACTGAATAAGGCAATCCTGCCAATGCTCCAATGTTACGCGCCATGTTCAATCCTTGCTCCGCTTCAGGCATTGCACAACCGATAATCAGGTCATCTATGTTGCCTTCATAATTCCCTGCCCGCTTTAACGTTTCCTTTACAACAAGAGCCCCTAAATCATCAGGACGTACACTAGCAAGAGAACCTTTTTTCGCTCTTCCTACCGGAGTCCTTGCTCCAGCTACTATTACCGCTTCTTTCATGAGGATCCCCCTTACTCATTTTTAAGCTATCGATCTATTAATCTTCGTTTTTTGCCATATCATCTATTCATCAATTACGGAGCGGTTTACCTTTAACAAGCATGTGCTGCATCCTTGCCTGGGATTTCGGAGTCGAAATCAGTTTTAGGAATGCCTGCTTTTCTAGATTCAAGATATACTGTTCATCTACTTCCGTGCCAAATGGGAGTTTTCCTCCTGACAGGACGTATGCAAGCTCTTTGGCTATGACAAGGTCATGATCTGATAAGAATCCTGAAAGGCGCATGGATTCCGCCCCTAATAGAAGTGTGGCATATCCAGTTTCACCTACGACAGGAATCTTTGTGCGGGCTGGAGCGGTATAACCTTGTTCATGCATGGAAAGTACCGCCTGTTTCGCATCATATAGCTGATGATCCGCATTCACGCTTATTCCATCAGCTATATTAAGGAAATTATTCTCTCTCGCTTCCTCGGCTGATGTCGAAACTTTTGCCATGGCGACCGTTTCAAATACTTGGTTGGCCACTTTCTGTAAGTCGAAGTCGACGCCCTTCGGCATATTCTTCAAAGTCTTCACATAAAGCTCTTTAGTTCCGCCGCCGCCTGGAATCAACCCTACGCCAGCTTCCACTAATCCCATATATGTTTCAGTCGTTGCCTGGATGCGCGCTGCCGGAAGTGACACTTCAGCACCCCCGCCAAGTGTCATATTAAACGGGGCAACCACTACGGGAACTGCACTGTACTTAATTTTCAGCATCGCCTTTTGGAATTGGCTGATGACCATATCAAGTTCAAGAATATTGTCATCCTGCGCTTCCATCAGCATCATTGCAATATTAGCGCCTACACAGAAATTCTTTCCTTGGTTTCCGATGACCAGGCCTTTAAAATTCGCTTCCGCTTCTTCGACCGCCGCATTGATCATTTGTATGATATCCAGACCGATTGCATTATTCGGTGAAGTGAATTCAAGAAGAGCCACTCCATCGCCAATATCCATCAAGCTTGCACCACTGTTTTTCTTGATTACGCCTTTTTGCTTCTTGGTCGCTTTAAGATTGATCACTTTAGGATTTTCGACAAGTTCTTTATATTCACCATCATCATAATAGTGAACAATGCCATTTTCTTCTTTATAGAAAGAACTGAAGCCTTTAGCGATCATATCCTTCACCCATTGCGGAACGGCGATGTCTTCCGCTTCCATTCGGGCTACCGATTTTTCTATCCCTATCGCATCCCAGGTTTCAAAGGGACCTGTGGACCATCCGAAGCCCCATTTCATCGCTTGATCGATCGCCACGATGTCATCCGCGATGTCCCCAAGCAGCTGGGCAGAATACACAAGTGCCGGATTCAGAACATTCCAAAGTAATTGGCCGGCACGGTCTTCGCTATAAACAAGCGCTTTCATTTTATTTTCCAAGCCCTTGGCCTGTTTAGCCATTTCGATGGAAGGCGTTTTTAATCGTTTTCGTGCATCATATTCAAGGGTTTCGGGATTCAGTTCAAGGATTTCCTTGCCTTTTTTCAAGAAAAAACCTTGGCCTGACTTGCTTCCAAGCCACCCATTTTTAAGCATTTCATTCATGAAATCAGGTATTTTGAAAACCTCTTTTTCTTCTCCATCCACCTGGTCATATACGTTTCTGGCAACATGTGCAAAGGTATCCAATCCAACTACATCAAGTGTCCGGAAAGTAGCGCTAGTAGCCCTCCCAATCAAAGGACCTGTAACCGAATCGACCTCACCAACACTGTATCCGCCTTTTTGCATTTCACGCAAAGTGACCAATAATCCATAAGTTCCAATGCGGTTTGCGATGAAGTTAGGAGTATCCTTGGCTTCGACGACACCTTTTCCCAGTACATCTTCCCCGAATCGTTTCATGAATCCGAGCACTTCTGGTGAAGTTGCTTTAGTAGGGATGATCTCCAACAATTTAAGATAACGCGGCGGATTGAAGAAGTGGGTTCCCAGGAAGTGCTTTTGAAAATCCTCCGAACGGCCTTCTGCCATCGCTTCGATTGAAATTCCGGATGTATTCGATGAAACGATGCTTCCCGGTTTACGATGCTGATCAACCTGGGCAAACACACTTTGCTTAACCTCAAGCTTCTCAACAACCACTTCGATGATCCAATCGACATCCTTTAAACGACTTATATCATCTTCCAGGTTTCCCGCCTCGATCAACGCAATGTTTCCCTTAACCGAAAGCGGAGCTGGTTTCTGTTTTAAAAGTTTCGTAATCGCAGTTTGGCTGATGCGGTTACGCACTTGTTTATTATCTAATGTCAGTCCCTTTTTCTTTTCGTCCTCAGTGAGTTCACGAGGTACAATATCCAATAGTAAAGTCGGAATGCCGATGTTAGCAAGGTGTGCAGCAATCCCTGATCCCATAACTCCTGACCCTAGAACAGCAGCCTTTCGTATTTGTCGAACCAAGTTTATATCCCCCTTACGCAATTTATTGAATGAATGCTCATTCATTTTTAATTCAAAAAAATTTGAATATTTTTTCTTATTACTAATATAGAATATATTTGGAAATTCCGCAATGATTAAACAGGAAAAAAATATTTTTTTCTCTGGGTTCTTAAGGTTATTTCTCCTCCATTCAGCTAAAAATAATCGGGCAGGAGGTGACTTATATAATGAAGCGTAAAGATAACCCTTCTAAAGCAGCCGTGAGCGCAGCAAGCGTTAAAGGCAATGCCGGACCTGGCGCCGAACGTCAACATGGAATCAATAAAGTGAACAGCCAGAACAATCAGTTCAAAAGATAATCCTTCTTAATTTGAACAGCCGTCTCTTTTCCGGGGCGGCTCTCGTATCTATTTCTTGAATAGGCCTTTTAAAACGAAAGCAATATTGGCCGGTCTCTCCGCAAGGCGGCGCATGAAATATCCATACCAATCCGTACCATATGGAACATACACCCTTACCTTATATCCTTCTTTAGCAAGTTCAAGCTGCTTTTCAGTGCGGATGCCATATAACATTTGAAACTCAAAACAATCCAGGGGAATTCCCTGATCTTTGACCAAGTCCCTCGTATAATCAATGATTTTATCATCATGTGTGGCAACGGCTGTGTAATGGCCATTTTGCATATGCTTCTTGATGATTTTCTTGAAATTCTCATCCACATCTTTTTTCTCGGGAAAGGCCACTTCCCTCGGTTCTTTATAAGCTCCTTTAACAAGTCTTAGATTCGGCTGGTATGCATCCAATTCCTCGATATCCTTCTCAGTCCGATACAGATATGCTTGGATGACAGTCCCCAATTCATTATATTCAGACTTAAGGTTTTTGAATACATCCAAAGTCGGCTGACAGCGCGGAAAATCTTCCATATCAAGCGTCACGAAAACACGATGGGCTTTAGCTTCATCTAATATCCTCCGCATGTTATTCATTACGACTCGTTCAGATACATCCAGGCCCATCGAGGTCAGCTTAAGTGATAACTGTGAATCCAGTTCATTTGTGCCGATCATGCGGATCGCTTCGATGCACTCAGCTGCCATCTTCCTTGCTTCTTGTTCATCCTCAATGAATTCACCTAAATAATCAATGGTGACAGCAAGCCCTTTCCGGTTAAGATCTGCAATCACTTCACATGCCATATCCAAGGATTCCCCTGCCACGAAACGAGATGCCCCAAACCGCAGCCCGTATTTTTTCGCTGCCTTTGTCATGCCTTTATTCTTTGATAAAAAAAGGAATAGATTTTTCAAAATTCTTTCCATCTGCATTCCCCTCCCAAATCATTTTGGAAAATAGATGCACAAGATTACTTTACCATTTAATTCATTTTTCAGATATTTAGAATCAAGAATAAAAAAATTCATAAAGGGAAAATTAAGCTCGTTTAAAGAACACGTAAGGAGGTAGAATGATGGAACAGCAAAATTCGTTTAATAGCCAACAGCAATCCACCGGCTTTATGAAACAGCCGCCGGAAATGGTTTCGGTGAAAGATAGCCTATACTTAACCGATATGCTTGCATGGAATCTTAATGCGGTTAAAAAAGCACATTTTTTTGCCACACAGTGCAAGGACCCGCAAATCATTGATGCGTTAAATCGGTGCGGACTCATGCATCAACGCCATTACGATACCATTTTGAAACATTTGAACCCGGACCAAAACCAGGTTCAACAACAATACCAGTAAAGGAGTGTTCTTGATGCCCAATGAAAACAAAGTCCAAAATCCTGAATCTCCCGTGGCAAAGACACCGCAAATGAATGACAGGGATTTTATAAATGATATGCTCACAA
This sequence is a window from Brevibacillus sp. JNUCC-41. Protein-coding genes within it:
- a CDS encoding thioredoxin family protein yields the protein MQEWKEEECKLAVENGETFCLYLYTPLCGTCQVASKMLTISLELFPELKAGKMNMNYVQAIAESYEIESVPCLLLFKKGKLHTKIYAFQSVPYLYGLLKEIS
- a CDS encoding toprim domain-containing protein, which translates into the protein MEWGEFDKVIIVEGSSDRRKVASVLNEDVEIRCTNGTISLTKLDELVDELMDRDVYLLFDADESGEKLRKQFRREMPEANHLYINKMYKEVESSPEHHIATVLLSANMNVKMKFLSQRVND
- a CDS encoding acetyl-CoA C-acetyltransferase — translated: MKEAVIVAGARTPVGRAKKGSLASVRPDDLGALVVKETLKRAGNYEGNIDDLIIGCAMPEAEQGLNMARNIGALAGLPYSVPAITINRYCSSGLQSIAYGAERIMLGQSDTVIAGGAESMSLLPMMGHVTRPNARLAETAPEYYMGMGHTAEAVAKKYGISREDQDAFSVRSHQKAAKAIAEGKFSDEIVPVEVTLRSVGPDLKLKEKSFAFTQDEGVRPGTTAEVLKKLRPAFSVTGSVTAGNSSQTSDGAAAVMVMDREKASSLGMKPMGKFLSFAVAGVPPEIMGIGPIAAIPKALKLAGLELSDIGLFELNEAFASQSIQIIRELGLNEEIVNVNGGAIALGHPLGCSGAKLTLSLLHEMKRRNQQFGVVTMCIGGGMGAAGVFELLA
- a CDS encoding YuzL family protein; translation: MMKRKDNPSKAAVSAASVKGNAGPGAERQHGINKVNSQNNQFKR
- a CDS encoding proline dehydrogenase family protein, with the protein product MERILKNLFLFLSKNKGMTKAAKKYGLRFGASRFVAGESLDMACEVIADLNRKGLAVTIDYLGEFIEDEQEARKMAAECIEAIRMIGTNELDSQLSLKLTSMGLDVSERVVMNNMRRILDEAKAHRVFVTLDMEDFPRCQPTLDVFKNLKSEYNELGTVIQAYLYRTEKDIEELDAYQPNLRLVKGAYKEPREVAFPEKKDVDENFKKIIKKHMQNGHYTAVATHDDKIIDYTRDLVKDQGIPLDCFEFQMLYGIRTEKQLELAKEGYKVRVYVPYGTDWYGYFMRRLAERPANIAFVLKGLFKK
- a CDS encoding 3-hydroxyacyl-CoA dehydrogenase/enoyl-CoA hydratase family protein, whose amino-acid sequence is MVRQIRKAAVLGSGVMGSGIAAHLANIGIPTLLLDIVPRELTEDEKKKGLTLDNKQVRNRISQTAITKLLKQKPAPLSVKGNIALIEAGNLEDDISRLKDVDWIIEVVVEKLEVKQSVFAQVDQHRKPGSIVSSNTSGISIEAMAEGRSEDFQKHFLGTHFFNPPRYLKLLEIIPTKATSPEVLGFMKRFGEDVLGKGVVEAKDTPNFIANRIGTYGLLVTLREMQKGGYSVGEVDSVTGPLIGRATSATFRTLDVVGLDTFAHVARNVYDQVDGEEKEVFKIPDFMNEMLKNGWLGSKSGQGFFLKKGKEILELNPETLEYDARKRLKTPSIEMAKQAKGLENKMKALVYSEDRAGQLLWNVLNPALVYSAQLLGDIADDIVAIDQAMKWGFGWSTGPFETWDAIGIEKSVARMEAEDIAVPQWVKDMIAKGFSSFYKEENGIVHYYDDGEYKELVENPKVINLKATKKQKGVIKKNSGASLMDIGDGVALLEFTSPNNAIGLDIIQMINAAVEEAEANFKGLVIGNQGKNFCVGANIAMMLMEAQDDNILELDMVISQFQKAMLKIKYSAVPVVVAPFNMTLGGGAEVSLPAARIQATTETYMGLVEAGVGLIPGGGGTKELYVKTLKNMPKGVDFDLQKVANQVFETVAMAKVSTSAEEARENNFLNIADGISVNADHQLYDAKQAVLSMHEQGYTAPARTKIPVVGETGYATLLLGAESMRLSGFLSDHDLVIAKELAYVLSGGKLPFGTEVDEQYILNLEKQAFLKLISTPKSQARMQHMLVKGKPLRN
- the gcvH gene encoding glycine cleavage system protein GcvH; this encodes MTTTPKELRYTKEHEWVKTEDGTVRIGITAFAQSELGDIVFVELPEIGDELKANEPFGSVESVKTVSELYAPISGKVVEVNEDLSDNPEYVNESPYEKAWMVVLEPSNSSDIENLMSAEEYESLING
- a CDS encoding acyl-CoA dehydrogenase family protein, which gives rise to MSNQTTDNLIKGGAFLVEDITYDQVFTPEDYSDEHKMIAKTAEDFVVNEILPQVEHLENHEFDRSVKLLKHAGEIGLLGADVPEEYSGLGLDKISSALITEKMALAGGFGITHGAHVGIGSLPIVLFGNEEQKKKYLPLLATGEKIAAYALTEPSSGSDALGAKTTAKLNPEGTHYILNGEKQWITNAGFADVFCVYAKIDGEQFSAFIVERDYKGVSTGAEEKKMGIKSSSTRTLILEDVHVPVENLLGVAGKGHVIAFNILNIGRYKLGVGAVGGSKRALEITAAYTNQRQQFKTKISDFNLTKEKLATMAAKIYAAESSVYRTVGLYDQRQSKLTDEQVKDGKSMAAAVAEYAIECSLNKFFASEVLDYVTDEGVQLHGGYGFMQEYEIEKAYRDSRINRIFEGTNEINRLLVPGTFLKKALKGELPLLQKAQGLQEELMMMMPEEPGDEPLAQEKILVRNAKKIGILAAGLAAQKYGKTLDQEQEILSNIADIVSLAYAAESVVLRTEKAIAATGLEKNKQKVLYTEIFVQEAFNEIEQHAKETLIAVETGDTLRIMLSSLRKLTRHNPINVIAKKREASVKVIEAEKYAL
- a CDS encoding arsenate reductase family protein, translating into MGLTLYWYPKCGTCRNAKKWLDNHELQYEAIHIAENPPSRTEIEKLYKISNLELKKFFNTSGQKYRELGLKDKLKEASEAEMLDILSTDGMLLKRPIVTDGTKVTVGFKEEQFEQVWN